In a single window of the Planctomycetia bacterium genome:
- a CDS encoding glycosyltransferase family 4 protein, protein MTQWLYLCNDLGIPLDGTKGASEHVRAITRALCSNGAQVSVLAARGRLPEGHPAAQIDHCLGRNARELGDIVRRWLESNDAQSGMASEIAQMSYDAALSDALDQETLSPEADVVVERLSLFSSAGMRFAHKRGIPYLVEMNSPMAQEAANYRDAGLQALAQAIEHKTLQAADFVMTVSSDLRDHAIQTAGLDPDRVVTVPNGVELGLFDQTYDKSLARVEAGVPPNALVFGFVGSLKVWHGVEVLLEAFMHIRRELPAAHLLIVGDGRRLSYYRALVSSSTLDGHVTFFGGTDHPTVARLLAGVDVALAPYLPQSTFYFSPLKLYEYMASGLCVIASRAGQIAEVIDDGHNGLLVASGDCEGLVEAMLRVGHDAGLRARLGDRARKSVANCGWDNTAQQVIDLAGQALRQRCGTRLPEVIHARA, encoded by the coding sequence GTGACTCAGTGGCTGTATTTGTGTAACGATCTCGGCATACCCCTGGACGGCACCAAGGGGGCGAGTGAGCACGTTCGGGCAATTACCCGCGCGCTTTGCTCAAACGGCGCACAGGTATCGGTGCTGGCGGCGCGCGGCAGGCTACCGGAAGGGCATCCCGCTGCGCAGATAGATCATTGTCTGGGTCGCAATGCGCGAGAGCTTGGCGACATCGTACGACGATGGCTTGAGTCAAATGACGCCCAATCCGGCATGGCGTCTGAAATCGCCCAGATGTCCTACGACGCCGCGCTGAGCGACGCGTTGGATCAGGAAACGCTCTCACCCGAGGCAGACGTCGTCGTCGAGCGGCTTTCCCTGTTCTCGTCGGCAGGAATGAGGTTCGCCCATAAGCGCGGCATTCCCTATCTCGTCGAGATGAACTCTCCAATGGCGCAGGAGGCCGCGAATTATCGCGACGCAGGATTGCAGGCACTGGCCCAGGCCATTGAGCACAAGACGCTTCAGGCTGCCGACTTTGTCATGACGGTCTCAAGCGACTTGCGAGATCACGCCATCCAGACGGCCGGGCTCGATCCCGATCGCGTCGTGACGGTGCCGAACGGCGTCGAGTTGGGATTGTTTGACCAGACATACGACAAGTCGCTGGCCCGCGTCGAGGCGGGTGTGCCCCCGAACGCCCTCGTGTTCGGTTTCGTCGGCAGTCTCAAGGTTTGGCACGGTGTCGAGGTATTGCTCGAAGCATTCATGCATATACGGCGGGAATTGCCTGCGGCGCACCTCCTGATCGTCGGAGACGGCCGCAGGTTGTCCTACTACCGAGCCCTTGTCTCTTCATCGACTCTCGATGGTCATGTCACTTTTTTTGGCGGAACAGACCATCCGACCGTCGCCCGACTCCTTGCAGGCGTGGATGTCGCGCTGGCGCCGTATCTGCCGCAGTCAACATTCTACTTCTCGCCTCTCAAGCTCTATGAGTACATGGCCTCGGGATTGTGCGTCATTGCCAGCCGCGCCGGACAAATCGCCGAGGTCATCGACGATGGCCACAACGGCTTACTTGTTGCCTCCGGTGATTGTGAGGGGCTCGTCGAGGCAATGCTCCGGGTGGGGCACGACGCAGGCCTCCGGGCTCGACTGGGAGATCGAGCGCGCAAGTCCGTTGCCAACTGCGGCTGGGACAATACGGCGCAACAGGTCATCGATCTCGCGGGGCAGGCGCTTCGGCAACGATGTGGAACGAGACTGCCTGAGGTGATCCATGCGCGGGCTTGA
- a CDS encoding putative Ig domain-containing protein, whose amino-acid sequence MHLKHGMVKWPTLLLALVSLIPAASANGQSQSLSSEGAIFGRPYVAIGYDVKPILPSRSDEPWFPTLYNPPFTELVLEPPSLRPEALALKDGLLYVAGDWNETQNQIAVCTTNTWGEIAFDHVIEHPLTNPPPTTTPNNQWWGPEGMTFNTGATGIGAGGSLLVTIDDQQAGIGNTFATVDRTTGVLANLSATVAADDIAYGPASQRYYLLISIPNSVQVLDTNMTPTGASWATPARSRGMTVVSAAYGQALTGDMTLTGDIILVICKEDPGAIPPLKNRLVAYRSDGTQIGDIQDISWIDSSLDNSSQGGTMPGPHEMEAIVVDEANGVIYIGDEAARAVYAVKVVTPATATTSGPVLGRTWQARGNFVELGLPSRSTEPWYATLSGQVNDPPKLRPEAMAYRNGSLYVAGDWNETQNQVGVYATSPNGSLAYTSSIQLPIMNPPPNPSIANNTFWGPEGLTFNTSAAGYGASASALVSVEDQQYLLNGNTRALLNPVTGALSDFGKFTSVVGALSPDDIAYGALTNRFYVLGDPDIMQVWTSANPPVYAGTQYALPQRSKGVAVISPAFAQFMLNNSAITQECLLVVAKGSVGSSAAPNNRLYVLTTAGAVLGQQDMLWTREAFPGQPLQEFEAVAVDEANRVIYIGDEKAGGIFSLTVPMALAITTPSPLPNAAEGAAYNQAIAATGGTAPYSFTQTSGLMPAGLSLSINGQIPGSPSQCGVFTFDVQVTDAALSTASRSYSLTVLPSGIPGDMDDSGNLDGLDVQRFTAALLGVGTNADACSGDMNADFVVNTLDVPDFVTALLAG is encoded by the coding sequence GCTGTACAACCCACCCTTTACCGAGTTGGTGCTTGAGCCGCCGTCTCTACGCCCTGAAGCCCTGGCCCTGAAGGACGGGCTTCTCTATGTCGCCGGCGACTGGAACGAAACGCAGAATCAGATCGCAGTCTGCACGACAAACACCTGGGGCGAAATTGCCTTTGATCACGTCATTGAGCACCCGCTGACGAACCCTCCCCCGACGACGACTCCAAACAATCAGTGGTGGGGCCCCGAGGGGATGACATTCAATACCGGCGCGACGGGTATCGGCGCGGGAGGTTCCCTGCTGGTGACGATCGACGATCAGCAGGCCGGCATTGGAAACACGTTTGCCACGGTCGATCGAACAACAGGCGTCCTCGCCAATCTCAGCGCGACGGTCGCCGCGGATGACATCGCCTACGGCCCGGCGTCGCAAAGGTACTATCTGCTGATCTCAATACCGAACAGCGTGCAGGTGTTGGACACCAACATGACGCCCACCGGCGCCTCGTGGGCGACTCCGGCGAGATCGCGAGGAATGACCGTTGTGTCTGCGGCCTACGGTCAGGCACTCACCGGAGACATGACTTTGACCGGCGACATCATCCTGGTCATTTGCAAAGAAGACCCGGGTGCTATTCCGCCGCTCAAGAATCGCCTCGTCGCGTACAGGAGCGACGGCACGCAGATCGGCGATATACAGGACATCTCCTGGATTGACTCGTCGTTGGATAACAGCAGCCAGGGCGGAACCATGCCCGGCCCGCATGAGATGGAGGCGATCGTCGTCGACGAGGCCAACGGCGTCATCTACATCGGCGACGAGGCGGCCCGCGCCGTTTACGCCGTCAAGGTCGTGACGCCCGCGACAGCGACGACGAGCGGCCCAGTCCTCGGCAGGACGTGGCAAGCGCGGGGTAACTTTGTCGAACTGGGATTGCCCAGCCGAAGCACCGAGCCGTGGTATGCGACTCTGAGCGGACAAGTGAACGATCCGCCGAAGTTGCGACCGGAGGCAATGGCCTATCGCAATGGCTCGCTCTACGTCGCCGGCGACTGGAACGAGACGCAAAACCAAGTCGGCGTGTATGCCACGTCACCCAACGGATCGCTTGCGTACACCTCGTCCATTCAGTTGCCCATCATGAATCCGCCGCCGAATCCCAGTATTGCGAACAACACTTTCTGGGGTCCCGAAGGACTGACCTTCAACACCAGTGCGGCCGGCTACGGTGCTTCTGCCTCGGCCCTCGTATCGGTCGAAGATCAGCAATACCTCCTGAATGGAAACACAAGGGCCCTGCTGAACCCGGTGACGGGCGCGCTGTCGGACTTCGGAAAGTTCACGTCGGTCGTAGGCGCCTTGTCGCCGGACGACATTGCTTACGGCGCGCTGACAAATCGCTTCTACGTGCTGGGCGACCCCGACATCATGCAGGTGTGGACCAGCGCCAATCCGCCGGTCTACGCAGGCACACAATACGCACTGCCGCAGAGATCCAAGGGCGTGGCAGTCATTTCACCCGCCTTTGCCCAATTTATGCTCAACAATTCCGCCATCACGCAGGAGTGTCTTCTGGTCGTGGCAAAGGGTTCAGTCGGCAGCAGTGCGGCTCCCAATAATCGACTCTATGTCCTCACAACGGCTGGCGCGGTCCTCGGGCAACAGGACATGCTCTGGACCCGCGAGGCCTTCCCGGGCCAGCCGCTCCAGGAATTCGAAGCCGTCGCGGTAGATGAGGCCAATCGCGTCATCTACATCGGCGACGAGAAAGCGGGCGGCATCTTCAGCCTGACGGTGCCCATGGCTCTCGCAATCACGACTCCATCGCCGCTTCCCAATGCCGCCGAGGGCGCGGCGTACAACCAAGCCATCGCGGCGACTGGTGGCACTGCTCCGTACTCATTTACTCAGACAAGTGGCCTCATGCCGGCGGGATTGTCCCTTTCGATCAACGGGCAGATTCCGGGGTCCCCAAGCCAATGCGGGGTATTCACTTTTGACGTCCAGGTGACGGATGCCGCCTTGAGCACGGCATCGCGGTCCTACTCGCTGACCGTACTGCCCAGCGGCATTCCCGGCGACATGGACGATAGCGGAAACCTCGACGGTCTCGATGTGCAGCGATTCACAGCCGCCCTGCTCGGAGTCGGCACAAATGCTGACGCATGCTCCGGCGACATGAACGCGGACTTCGTCGTCAACACCCTGGACGTGCCGGACTTTGTCACGGCTCTGCTCGCCGGCTGA